The following proteins are encoded in a genomic region of Streptomyces lunaelactis:
- a CDS encoding TetR/AcrR family transcriptional regulator: MTIQDSHWQAAVVPASTSDGNGGIGSNGRVGQGGASRSAPLRVDAQRNLEHVLRAAREVFGELGYGAPMEDVARRARVGVGTVYRRFPSKDVLVRRIAEEETSRLTEQARTALGQEDEPWSALSRFLRTSVASGAGRLLPPQVLRVGVDGEESTVVARAESRVPHQRVGPQPDLRVVGPRPVPAEEQDDTGAAELLEVVGQLVDRARAAGELRGDVTVADVLLVIATAAPALPDAAHQAAASARLLDILLEGLRPRSG; this comes from the coding sequence ATGACCATTCAGGATTCGCATTGGCAGGCTGCCGTCGTACCGGCTTCGACCTCTGACGGGAACGGCGGCATCGGAAGTAACGGGCGGGTGGGACAGGGCGGGGCCAGCCGCTCTGCGCCGCTCCGTGTGGACGCACAGCGCAATCTCGAGCATGTACTGCGGGCCGCTCGCGAGGTGTTCGGCGAGCTGGGCTACGGGGCGCCGATGGAGGACGTGGCGCGCCGGGCGAGGGTCGGAGTCGGGACCGTATACCGGCGCTTCCCGAGCAAGGACGTCCTGGTGCGCCGGATAGCCGAGGAGGAGACCTCCCGGCTGACGGAGCAGGCACGTACGGCTCTGGGGCAGGAGGACGAGCCGTGGTCGGCGCTCTCCCGCTTCCTGCGCACATCGGTGGCTTCGGGTGCGGGACGACTGCTCCCGCCGCAGGTGCTGCGGGTGGGTGTGGACGGCGAAGAGTCGACGGTTGTCGCGCGGGCCGAGTCGCGGGTGCCGCACCAGCGGGTGGGCCCACAGCCCGATCTGCGTGTGGTCGGGCCGCGTCCGGTGCCGGCGGAGGAGCAGGACGACACGGGAGCCGCGGAGCTGCTCGAGGTCGTGGGGCAGCTGGTGGACCGGGCACGGGCGGCGGGTGAGCTGCGCGGTGATGTGACCGTGGCGGACGTACTGCTGGTGATAGCCACGGCCGCGCCCGCGCTGCCGGACGCGGCACATCAGGCGGCGGCCTCGGCCAGGCTGCTGGACATCCTGCTGGAGGGTCTGCGGCCGCGGTCCGGGTGA
- a CDS encoding sigma-70 family RNA polymerase sigma factor, which produces MSGDGRDESLGGTSGAESAGLPSRQVPSQGGPGGSSGAPGAFGPVGASGLGAGGSDEHAVPPQREGGLDSVLRPLRELPTPDAELIQRMREGDDSAYEELFRRHSVSVRRYARTCCRDAHTADDLTAEVFARTLQAVRGGAGPDQAVRAYLLTTVRRVAATWMKTAKREQLVDDFAVFAADAARSSDAATDDTLDLGADVRAMHEAEQSLAMQAFRSLPERWQAVLWHTTVEEESPSEVAPLFGLTANATAVLASRAREGLKQAYLQAHVSTALTSRGDCARYADRLGAYARGGLRMRAERGLRKHLDECAKCRVAAGELAHVNAGIPALLPVAVIGWFAAGYSLKVAGVVAGGAAGAAGAGAGAAAAATGGTSGASGGAAGGAAASEGLGAPAKAGIAAAVAVAAAGLVWALPGDPTPAPKPEAKPPATVPVVPQKPVPSPTKPEPPAPPAAEPATAQKKPSPKPTPEPTPTPTPTPTPRPTSATPQPPVPSAPTQRPKPTPTPTPTPPPPPAPEVYQLNRLEYGVFGDHTRPELRLGESSWLWQRSGMSISGARYGHGVTVHAKSSVTIDLNRRCNSYDALVGVDDLTLGLGAVRFSVYGDGGRLWRSPVMRGGDAAVPVHVPIVGRKTIRLVVDPHSALDSVALGDWAQSQITCR; this is translated from the coding sequence ATGAGCGGTGACGGTCGGGACGAGTCACTCGGCGGTACGAGCGGCGCGGAATCGGCCGGTCTGCCCTCTCGGCAGGTGCCGAGCCAGGGCGGACCGGGTGGGTCATCCGGTGCGCCGGGTGCCTTTGGCCCCGTCGGCGCGTCCGGTCTTGGCGCGGGTGGTTCGGACGAGCACGCCGTGCCGCCTCAGCGCGAGGGCGGGCTCGACTCCGTACTGCGGCCTCTCCGCGAACTGCCCACGCCCGACGCCGAGTTGATCCAGCGCATGCGGGAGGGCGACGACAGCGCCTACGAGGAGCTGTTCCGCCGCCACTCGGTCTCCGTCCGCCGCTACGCGCGCACGTGTTGCCGGGACGCGCACACCGCCGACGACCTGACCGCCGAGGTGTTCGCACGGACCCTGCAGGCGGTGCGCGGGGGCGCGGGACCCGATCAGGCAGTACGGGCGTATCTGCTCACGACGGTCCGGCGAGTGGCCGCAACCTGGATGAAAACAGCAAAGCGGGAGCAACTGGTCGATGACTTCGCGGTGTTCGCTGCGGACGCCGCCCGCAGTTCGGATGCCGCGACCGACGACACCCTCGACCTGGGCGCCGATGTCCGCGCGATGCACGAGGCCGAGCAGTCGCTCGCCATGCAGGCCTTCCGCTCCCTGCCCGAGCGCTGGCAGGCGGTGCTCTGGCACACCACGGTCGAGGAGGAGTCGCCGAGCGAGGTCGCGCCGCTCTTCGGGCTGACCGCCAATGCCACGGCCGTACTGGCCAGTCGGGCGCGCGAGGGCCTCAAGCAGGCCTATCTGCAGGCCCATGTGAGCACCGCGCTCACCTCCCGCGGCGACTGCGCGCGGTACGCCGACCGGCTGGGGGCGTATGCCCGCGGCGGTCTGCGGATGCGGGCCGAGCGGGGCCTGCGCAAGCACTTGGACGAGTGCGCCAAGTGCCGGGTGGCCGCGGGTGAGCTGGCGCATGTCAACGCGGGGATTCCGGCGCTGCTTCCGGTGGCGGTCATCGGCTGGTTCGCCGCGGGGTACTCCCTCAAGGTCGCCGGTGTCGTGGCCGGCGGGGCCGCGGGCGCGGCGGGTGCGGGTGCGGGTGCTGCCGCCGCAGCGACCGGCGGCACGTCGGGCGCCTCGGGCGGCGCCGCGGGTGGCGCTGCCGCCTCGGAGGGGCTTGGCGCCCCGGCGAAGGCGGGGATCGCGGCGGCAGTGGCCGTCGCGGCGGCAGGGCTGGTGTGGGCGCTTCCCGGTGACCCCACGCCGGCGCCGAAGCCCGAGGCGAAACCGCCGGCCACGGTGCCCGTCGTACCGCAGAAGCCCGTCCCGTCGCCGACGAAGCCGGAGCCTCCGGCTCCGCCCGCGGCGGAGCCGGCCACGGCGCAGAAGAAGCCGTCCCCGAAGCCGACGCCCGAGCCCACGCCGACTCCGACGCCCACGCCGACTCCGAGGCCGACGTCCGCGACGCCCCAGCCGCCGGTCCCGTCGGCACCCACGCAGAGACCGAAGCCGACGCCCACGCCCACGCCCACCCCGCCGCCTCCGCCGGCCCCGGAGGTGTACCAGCTCAACCGGCTGGAGTACGGCGTGTTCGGCGACCACACCCGGCCCGAGCTGCGCCTCGGCGAGAGCAGCTGGCTCTGGCAGCGCTCGGGCATGTCGATCAGCGGCGCGCGGTACGGGCACGGGGTGACCGTGCACGCCAAGTCCTCCGTCACGATCGACCTCAACCGCCGGTGCAACAGCTACGACGCGCTGGTCGGGGTCGACGACCTGACTCTGGGCCTGGGGGCGGTGCGCTTCTCGGTCTACGGGGACGGGGGGCGGCTGTGGCGGTCCCCGGTGATGCGCGGCGGGGACGCGGCGGTGCCGGTGCACGTGCCGATCGTCGGCCGGAAGACAATCCGGCTGGTCGTGGATCCGCACTCGGCGTTGGACTCGGTGGCGCTGGGGGACTGGGCGCAGTCGCAGATCACTTGCCGGTGA
- a CDS encoding asparagine synthase-related protein encodes MRWLVGWSSIAANFGTAGAVGASGEGRTVHPVGAQLLWGDPDPLWAVGDWRPDEVRVVTVDSLTKLAVLGCCAASDEELKVGLFAARGGALRHLTAWAGSYTAVVQSGRRVTIAGDLAGARPVFYTPWANGTAYATAALPLADLIEAQLDVGHLAALLACPETPEALRDSTPYDGVKRIPPGHALILREGSREITGYEPVASLAVAGPQIEAVRAIDGVRDALIDAVRARLTAPRHAPGTPPDPGPVPGMGPAERRAARGAPMPGIGADLSGGSASGTLALLAAGLPGAPGTVLGHGTGAGERLLALTFNDLATGGREAELERARVIASNPRLHHVVVAAGEEGLPYAGLDSVQLTDEPAPSLIMAERHRGRLSAGSADHFTGAGARQVLDAHPARLADLLLDRRRRHLLRPVAALARAEGPSPQSLFIPLRVYRAARKLARTPYRTGLETAADRLLAANRGGLLNGSGPLGASLAALTWSRPGPAARWLTGEALAEVSVRLTEAATRPTSVQRPGEARARAALARQATDQRILEQAAEIRSQRLHAPFLDNQVVRACRALPESLRVQPGARAAILRTVLAGAGIHDLPPGWGATTHATSTAAARTGLRVALPHLIALFDAPLLADAGLVEARVVRKALRAASEGEAVPLDGLADLISTELWLRRLLSRRGTCWTGTAAPRQRAVAGGVPPRPTLRS; translated from the coding sequence ATGCGGTGGTTGGTGGGGTGGAGCAGTATCGCCGCGAACTTCGGTACGGCCGGCGCCGTCGGAGCATCCGGCGAGGGGCGCACGGTCCACCCGGTGGGCGCCCAACTCCTGTGGGGTGACCCGGATCCGCTCTGGGCGGTCGGTGACTGGCGCCCCGACGAGGTGCGCGTCGTCACCGTCGACTCCCTCACCAAACTCGCGGTACTCGGCTGCTGCGCGGCCAGTGACGAGGAGCTGAAGGTGGGGCTGTTCGCGGCGCGCGGCGGGGCGCTGCGGCATCTGACCGCCTGGGCGGGCAGCTACACCGCCGTCGTCCAGTCCGGCCGCCGGGTCACGATCGCGGGCGATCTGGCCGGGGCGAGACCCGTCTTCTACACGCCATGGGCGAACGGCACCGCGTACGCCACCGCCGCGCTGCCGCTCGCCGACCTCATCGAAGCGCAGCTCGACGTCGGGCACTTGGCGGCGCTGCTCGCCTGCCCGGAGACGCCGGAGGCGCTGCGCGACTCGACTCCCTACGACGGGGTGAAGCGCATCCCGCCGGGGCACGCGCTGATTCTGCGCGAGGGCTCGCGCGAGATCACCGGGTACGAGCCGGTGGCCTCACTCGCCGTCGCCGGGCCGCAGATCGAGGCGGTGCGCGCGATCGACGGCGTACGGGATGCGCTCATCGACGCGGTACGGGCCAGGCTCACCGCGCCCCGGCACGCGCCCGGGACGCCGCCCGACCCGGGGCCCGTCCCGGGGATGGGGCCGGCGGAGCGGCGGGCCGCGCGGGGCGCGCCCATGCCCGGCATCGGGGCCGACCTCTCCGGGGGGAGCGCATCGGGCACACTCGCGCTTCTGGCGGCCGGGCTGCCCGGCGCGCCCGGCACGGTTCTCGGCCATGGCACGGGCGCGGGCGAACGCCTGCTGGCCCTCACCTTCAACGACCTGGCCACGGGCGGGCGCGAGGCCGAACTGGAACGGGCGCGGGTGATCGCCTCCAACCCCCGGCTGCACCATGTGGTGGTCGCGGCGGGGGAGGAGGGGCTGCCGTACGCAGGCCTGGACTCCGTGCAGTTGACCGACGAGCCGGCCCCGTCGCTGATCATGGCCGAACGCCACCGGGGGCGGCTGTCCGCGGGCAGCGCGGACCACTTCACGGGGGCGGGGGCCCGGCAGGTCCTGGACGCGCATCCGGCGCGGCTCGCGGATCTGCTGCTGGACCGGCGGCGGCGTCATCTCCTGCGTCCGGTCGCTGCGTTGGCGCGGGCCGAGGGTCCTTCGCCGCAGTCGCTGTTCATCCCGCTGAGGGTGTACCGGGCGGCGCGGAAACTCGCCCGCACGCCGTACCGCACCGGTCTGGAGACGGCGGCGGACCGGCTGCTGGCGGCGAACCGTGGCGGCCTGCTGAACGGCTCCGGTCCGCTGGGGGCGTCGCTCGCCGCCCTGACCTGGTCCCGGCCGGGGCCCGCGGCGCGCTGGCTCACGGGCGAGGCGCTTGCTGAAGTATCGGTTCGCCTGACGGAGGCGGCGACGAGGCCGACGTCCGTGCAGCGCCCGGGGGAGGCCCGCGCCAGGGCGGCGCTGGCCCGCCAGGCGACGGACCAGCGGATCCTGGAGCAGGCCGCGGAGATCCGCAGCCAGCGCCTGCACGCGCCGTTTCTCGACAACCAGGTCGTACGGGCCTGCCGCGCCCTCCCCGAATCGCTACGGGTCCAGCCGGGCGCCCGCGCGGCGATTCTCCGCACGGTGCTGGCGGGGGCGGGCATCCACGACCTGCCCCCGGGCTGGGGCGCGACGACTCACGCGACGTCGACGGCGGCGGCCCGGACGGGCCTGCGGGTCGCGCTCCCGCACCTGATCGCCCTGTTCGACGCGCCGCTGCTGGCAGACGCGGGCCTGGTGGAGGCGCGGGTGGTTCGGAAGGCACTGCGGGCGGCGTCGGAGGGGGAAGCGGTGCCGCTGGACGGCCTGGCGGACTTGATCTCGACGGAGCTGTGGCTACGGAGGCTGCTCTCGCGCCGGGGCACCTGCTGGACGGGCACGGCGGCGCCCCGCCAAAGGGCGGTTGCGGGAGGAGTCCCCCCACGCCCGACGCTGCGGTCGTAG
- a CDS encoding MFS transporter, with the protein MSREQRGPNEKLGTVLALAGISNAGLARRVNDLGAQRGLTLRYDKTSVARWVSKGMVPQGAAPHLIAAAIGAKLGRPVPLHEIGLADADPAPEVGLAFPRDVGEAVKSATELYRLDLAGRRAGSGGIWQSLAGSFAVSAYATPASRWLITPADSSVERSVDATEDTPARVGHSDVAKLREAAEDARRWDSKYGGGDWRSSMVPECLRVDAAPLLLGSYSDEVGRALFGATAELTRLAGWMAFDTGQQEAAQRYYIQALRLARAAADVPLGGYVLASMSLQATYRGFADEGVDLAQAALERNRGLATARTMSFFRLVEARAHAKATDAVAAGAALKAAEGWLERSREGDADPTWLGFYSYDRFAADAAECYRDLKAPRQVRRFTEQALSRPTEEFVRSHGLRLVVSAVAELESGNLDAACAAGTRAVEVAGRISSARTTEYVRDLLHRLEPYGDEPRVVELRERARPLLVAPA; encoded by the coding sequence ATGTCCAGGGAGCAACGCGGGCCGAACGAAAAACTCGGCACCGTTCTCGCCCTCGCGGGAATCAGCAACGCCGGTCTCGCCCGGCGGGTCAACGACCTCGGCGCTCAGCGCGGTCTGACCCTTCGCTACGACAAGACATCCGTGGCGAGGTGGGTGTCCAAGGGCATGGTGCCCCAAGGCGCCGCGCCCCACCTGATCGCCGCGGCCATCGGCGCCAAACTGGGCCGTCCGGTGCCGCTGCACGAGATCGGTCTGGCGGACGCCGACCCGGCCCCCGAGGTCGGGCTCGCGTTCCCTCGCGATGTGGGCGAGGCGGTGAAATCGGCCACCGAGCTCTACCGCCTCGATCTGGCGGGCCGGCGGGCCGGAAGCGGAGGCATCTGGCAGTCGCTGGCCGGTTCCTTCGCAGTGAGCGCTTACGCAACGCCCGCGTCCCGCTGGCTGATAACGCCCGCCGACTCCTCCGTCGAGCGGTCCGTGGACGCCACAGAGGACACTCCCGCCCGCGTGGGCCACAGTGATGTGGCCAAGCTGCGCGAGGCGGCGGAGGATGCGCGCCGTTGGGACTCCAAGTACGGCGGTGGGGACTGGCGTTCGTCGATGGTGCCGGAGTGTCTTCGGGTTGACGCGGCCCCGCTGCTGCTCGGTTCGTACTCCGACGAGGTCGGCCGGGCGCTCTTCGGCGCCACGGCCGAACTGACCAGGCTGGCCGGGTGGATGGCCTTCGACACCGGGCAGCAGGAGGCGGCGCAGCGTTACTACATCCAGGCGCTGCGTCTGGCCCGCGCGGCCGCGGATGTCCCCTTGGGCGGGTATGTCCTGGCTTCGATGTCGCTGCAGGCGACGTACCGCGGCTTCGCGGACGAGGGCGTGGACCTCGCGCAGGCGGCGCTCGAGCGCAACCGCGGCCTCGCCACCGCCCGCACGATGAGTTTCTTCCGGCTGGTGGAGGCGCGGGCGCACGCGAAGGCCACCGACGCGGTGGCGGCCGGTGCGGCGCTGAAGGCGGCGGAAGGCTGGCTGGAGCGCTCGCGGGAGGGCGATGCGGACCCGACCTGGCTGGGCTTCTACTCCTACGACAGGTTCGCCGCAGACGCCGCGGAGTGCTACCGCGATCTGAAGGCACCACGCCAGGTGCGCCGCTTCACGGAGCAGGCGCTGTCGCGGCCGACGGAGGAGTTCGTACGCTCGCACGGCCTGCGGCTCGTGGTGAGCGCGGTCGCCGAACTGGAGTCGGGGAATCTGGACGCGGCGTGCGCGGCGGGCACGCGTGCGGTGGAGGTCGCGGGCCGGATCTCCTCGGCGCGGACCACGGAGTACGTGCGGGATCTGCTGCACCGCCTCGAGCCGTACGGCGACGAGCCGCGGGTCGTGGAGCTGCGCGAGCGGGCCCGGCCGCTGCTGGTCGCCCCGGCATAG
- the lhgO gene encoding L-2-hydroxyglutarate oxidase — protein MTASGHGFGHDFDCDVLVIGGGIVGLSTAYALTRAAPGTRVTVLEKEPGPARHQTGRNSGVIHSGVYYRPGSLKARFAVRGAAEMVKFCAEYGIDHKVSGKLIVATGRDELPRLHALVQRGRENGIPVRELGPAQISEYEPEVRGLAAIHVGTTGVCDFGAVAAQLGAASGAEIRYDEEVTAVDRRSWGVAVRTASGTVIRARVLVNCAGLHCDHVARLAGDDPGMRILPFRGEYYELARPDLVRALVYPVPDPAFPFLGVHLTRGIDGGVHVGPNAVPALAREGYSWSAVRPRELAETLGWPGTWRIARRHWRYGAGELHRSLSRRAFATAVRRLLPAVTEDDLRPAAAGVRAQAVLRDGTLADDFLIREAPRTVHVLNAPSPAATASLPIGREVARRALTALAEGRVARGLAG, from the coding sequence GTGACGGCGTCCGGGCACGGCTTCGGGCATGACTTCGACTGTGACGTGCTGGTGATCGGCGGCGGGATCGTCGGCCTGTCGACGGCCTATGCGCTCACGCGCGCGGCTCCCGGGACCCGGGTGACGGTTCTGGAGAAGGAACCGGGCCCGGCCAGGCACCAGACCGGGCGGAACAGCGGAGTGATCCACAGCGGGGTCTACTACCGTCCGGGCTCGCTGAAGGCGCGGTTCGCGGTGCGCGGGGCGGCCGAGATGGTCAAGTTCTGCGCGGAGTACGGCATCGATCACAAGGTCAGCGGGAAGCTGATCGTCGCGACCGGCCGGGACGAGCTGCCGCGGCTGCACGCCCTGGTCCAGCGCGGCCGGGAGAACGGCATTCCGGTGCGGGAGCTGGGCCCGGCGCAGATCTCGGAGTACGAGCCGGAGGTGCGCGGGCTCGCGGCGATCCACGTCGGGACGACCGGGGTGTGCGACTTCGGGGCGGTGGCGGCGCAGCTCGGGGCCGCGTCCGGCGCGGAGATCCGGTACGACGAGGAGGTCACCGCCGTCGACCGCCGGAGCTGGGGTGTCGCGGTGCGTACGGCATCAGGGACGGTGATCCGGGCACGGGTGCTGGTGAACTGCGCGGGGCTGCACTGCGACCACGTAGCGAGGCTGGCGGGCGACGACCCGGGGATGCGGATCCTCCCCTTCCGGGGCGAGTACTACGAGCTGGCCCGCCCCGATCTCGTGCGCGCACTGGTCTATCCGGTGCCGGACCCCGCGTTCCCGTTCCTGGGCGTGCATCTGACGCGTGGCATCGACGGCGGCGTCCACGTCGGCCCGAACGCGGTCCCGGCGCTGGCCCGCGAGGGCTACAGCTGGTCGGCGGTACGGCCCCGGGAGCTGGCGGAGACGCTCGGCTGGCCCGGCACGTGGCGGATAGCGCGCAGGCACTGGCGGTACGGGGCGGGAGAGCTGCACCGCTCCCTGTCGAGGCGCGCGTTCGCGACGGCGGTGCGCAGGCTGCTGCCGGCGGTGACGGAGGACGATCTGCGCCCGGCGGCGGCGGGGGTGCGGGCGCAGGCGGTGCTGCGGGACGGGACGCTGGCGGACGATTTCCTGATCCGCGAGGCACCGCGGACGGTGCATGTCCTCAACGCGCCTTCGCCGGCGGCGACGGCGTCCCTGCCGATCGGCAGGGAGGTCGCGCGGAGGGCACTGACGGCACTGGCGGAGGGGCGCGTGGCACGGGGCCTGGCCGGGTGA
- the trmB gene encoding tRNA (guanosine(46)-N7)-methyltransferase TrmB has product MSELRNPTTGQAPQSPIRAKSEPRFPGGPVADPAGSHHERRIRSFQPRRSRVTAGQGDALERLWPVWGMDIDGHRVLGLDEMFGGLPVVLEIGFGMGEATAQMAAEDPGTGVLAVDVHTPGQGNLLGLAERNGLSNIRVANGDAIILLREMLAPRSLDGLRVYFPDPWPKKRHHKRRLIQPEFLTLAAQRLKPGAVVHCATDWEPYAEQMLEVLSAHPDFENTRDDGGYAPRPGFRPLTRFEGQGLDKGHKVRDLLFRRR; this is encoded by the coding sequence GTGTCTGAGCTTCGAAACCCCACCACCGGCCAAGCCCCCCAGTCCCCCATTCGGGCCAAGAGCGAGCCCCGCTTTCCCGGGGGGCCCGTCGCTGATCCTGCCGGGTCGCATCATGAGCGGCGGATCCGTAGCTTTCAGCCGCGTCGCAGCCGGGTGACCGCCGGGCAGGGCGATGCGCTGGAGCGGCTGTGGCCCGTCTGGGGCATGGACATCGACGGGCACCGCGTCCTCGGTCTCGACGAGATGTTCGGCGGGCTCCCCGTCGTCCTGGAGATCGGGTTCGGGATGGGCGAGGCCACCGCGCAGATGGCCGCCGAGGACCCCGGCACCGGGGTTCTCGCCGTCGACGTGCACACCCCCGGCCAGGGCAATCTGCTCGGTCTCGCGGAGCGGAACGGACTGTCCAACATCCGGGTCGCCAACGGCGACGCGATCATCCTGCTCCGGGAGATGCTCGCGCCCCGCTCCCTCGACGGGCTGCGCGTCTACTTCCCCGACCCCTGGCCCAAGAAGCGCCACCACAAGCGGCGGCTGATCCAGCCCGAGTTCCTCACCCTCGCGGCGCAGCGCCTGAAGCCAGGCGCCGTCGTCCACTGCGCGACCGACTGGGAGCCGTACGCCGAGCAGATGCTCGAGGTGCTGTCCGCGCACCCGGACTTCGAGAACACCCGGGACGACGGCGGCTACGCCCCCCGCCCCGGATTCCGGCCCCTGACCCGCTTCGAGGGGCAGGGCCTGGACAAGGGGCACAAGGTGCGGGACCTGCTGTTCCGCCGCCGCTGA